One Lysinibacillus fusiformis genomic window carries:
- a CDS encoding FtsW/RodA/SpoVE family cell cycle protein: MENKRNFANRFDWTLAFILITFLVISILAIASAQTSGQYGINYVPKQFQWYVIGAVIIGIVMFFEPDQYKKMAWYMYGAGIALLVLLIFMPEGKGQIGAPVNGAKSWFHTPVGNIQPSEFMKTFYILALARLISKHHEVYSLKSLKTDFILLAKIGVTLIIPLGIIMKQPDLGSALVFFAITAALVIVAGISWKIILPTFVGGAVIGGALLWMALYMQDFLENTFGFKTYQFARIYSWLDPYSYSSSDGYHLITSLNAIGSGEIFGKGFRGREVYVAENHTDFIFTVIGEEWGFIGASIVICIFFLLIYHLTKTTLLLKDPFSTYVCAGIIAMITFHVFENIGMTIQLLPITGIPLPFISYGGSSLMGNALAIGLVFSMRFHYRTYMFTTHDEDD, translated from the coding sequence ATGGAAAATAAACGAAATTTCGCGAATCGTTTCGACTGGACACTCGCTTTTATACTTATCACTTTCCTTGTCATTAGCATATTAGCTATTGCATCAGCTCAAACTTCAGGACAATATGGCATTAACTATGTACCGAAGCAATTTCAATGGTACGTGATTGGTGCAGTTATTATTGGTATTGTCATGTTTTTCGAACCAGATCAATATAAAAAAATGGCTTGGTATATGTATGGAGCTGGTATTGCTCTCTTAGTACTACTTATTTTTATGCCTGAAGGAAAAGGACAAATTGGTGCACCTGTAAACGGTGCTAAAAGCTGGTTTCATACACCTGTAGGGAATATTCAGCCCTCTGAATTTATGAAAACATTTTACATTTTAGCACTTGCACGACTAATTAGTAAGCACCATGAGGTCTATTCTTTAAAATCATTAAAAACTGATTTCATTTTACTAGCTAAAATCGGTGTGACTTTGATTATACCACTAGGCATTATCATGAAGCAGCCAGACCTTGGTTCAGCACTCGTGTTCTTTGCTATTACCGCTGCACTTGTTATTGTTGCAGGCATCTCTTGGAAAATAATTTTGCCGACTTTCGTTGGTGGTGCAGTAATTGGTGGCGCTCTTCTATGGATGGCACTGTATATGCAGGATTTCTTAGAGAACACTTTTGGCTTTAAGACTTATCAGTTCGCCCGTATTTATTCTTGGCTCGATCCCTATTCATATTCATCAAGCGATGGCTACCATTTAATTACTTCATTGAATGCCATTGGTTCAGGTGAAATTTTTGGTAAAGGTTTCCGTGGCCGTGAAGTTTACGTCGCCGAAAACCATACCGATTTCATATTTACTGTTATCGGTGAGGAATGGGGCTTTATTGGTGCAAGTATCGTTATTTGTATTTTCTTCTTGTTGATTTATCATTTAACGAAAACAACACTTTTATTGAAAGATCCGTTTTCAACTTACGTATGCGCTGGGATCATTGCCATGATTACGTTCCATGTCTTCGAAAATATCGGTATGACAATTCAGTTACTACCGATTACAGGTATCCCTCTACCATTCATTAGTTATGGGGGGAGTTCATTGATGGGAAATGCACTTGCAATAGGACTTGTCTTTAGTATGCGGTTCCATTATCGTACGTATATGTTTACAACTCACGATGAAGATGATTAA
- a CDS encoding D-alanine--D-alanine ligase, which yields MKKRIGLLYGGKSAEHEVSLSTACAVTGALNFEEYEVYPIFITLDGEWRRGKRLVKPASTIEELQFGDDAIILENNITNFLIDDNGKAVQFDVIFPLLHGTNGEDGTVQGLLEVLNLPYVGNGVLASSAGMDKVIMKQLFEIAGLPQVPYMYFIRSEWANEQEAILARCEKTLTWPMFVKPANLGSSVGISKASNREELTKAIEVALQFDRKIVVEQGIVAREIELGVLGNDFPEVSVPGEIKPMTDFYDYDSKYKDGSTVLIIPAELSTEVVADLTDYAKRAFKILDGSGLVRADFFVTANNEVYINEVNTMPGFTPVSMYPLLWQHTNVNYPELINRLIELAIERYEGKQQLHYKKD from the coding sequence ATGAAAAAAAGAATCGGCTTATTATACGGCGGAAAGTCTGCGGAGCATGAGGTGTCATTGTCGACGGCATGTGCAGTCACTGGGGCTTTAAATTTCGAGGAATATGAAGTATATCCGATTTTCATTACACTTGATGGGGAGTGGCGTCGAGGTAAGCGCCTAGTAAAACCTGCAAGTACAATTGAAGAATTACAATTTGGTGATGATGCTATTATTTTAGAAAACAATATTACAAATTTTTTAATCGACGACAATGGTAAAGCTGTACAGTTCGATGTGATTTTCCCGTTGTTACATGGTACAAATGGTGAGGATGGTACTGTTCAGGGCTTACTTGAAGTTTTAAATCTTCCGTATGTAGGAAATGGCGTGCTAGCATCATCAGCAGGTATGGATAAAGTAATCATGAAGCAATTATTTGAAATCGCAGGCTTACCACAAGTGCCATATATGTACTTCATTCGCAGTGAGTGGGCAAACGAACAGGAAGCCATTTTAGCACGCTGCGAAAAAACATTAACTTGGCCAATGTTTGTGAAACCAGCTAACTTAGGCTCAAGTGTTGGGATTAGCAAGGCATCAAATCGTGAAGAACTTACGAAGGCGATTGAAGTAGCTTTACAATTTGACCGTAAAATCGTAGTGGAGCAAGGAATCGTGGCACGTGAAATCGAACTTGGTGTATTGGGCAATGATTTCCCGGAAGTCTCAGTGCCAGGTGAAATTAAACCGATGACTGATTTTTATGATTATGACTCTAAATATAAGGATGGTTCAACGGTGCTTATTATTCCAGCAGAATTGTCTACAGAAGTTGTAGCCGACTTAACGGATTATGCGAAACGTGCTTTTAAAATCCTAGATGGAAGCGGTTTAGTACGTGCAGATTTCTTTGTTACAGCAAATAACGAGGTTTATATAAATGAAGTAAATACAATGCCTGGGTTTACACCTGTAAGTATGTATCCACTTCTTTGGCAGCATACAAATGTTAATTACCCAGAGCTTATTAATCGATTAATTGAGCTAGCGATTGAGCGATACGAGGGAAAACAACAGCTTCACTATAAAAAAGACTGA
- a CDS encoding UDP-N-acetylmuramoyl-tripeptide--D-alanyl-D-alanine ligase, with amino-acid sequence MKKTLKQLAAWLNDEVPAFSDTVVSGISIDTRTIQQGDLFVPFRGEQANGHKFVVQAFEKGAGASLWQRDEPNPPAGVPLLFVDDPEEALQQMARAYRSEHKAKFIGITGSNGKTSTKDILAGTLAPFFKVQKTIGNFNNQLGLPITILQLDEDTEVAVLEMGMSGFGEIEFLTKLAHPHMTVITNIGEAHMQDLGSRAGIAKAKFEIIQGMQDDGVLFYDGDEPLLQELVVRQGNLNAQAFGLEPGDLLYAENIEATANGSSFTTHGMIEGDFFISVLGKHQVKNTLIAMLIAQKLGLNNDQIRESLKQVALTDMRMQQVRGTNGALFINDAYNAAPTSVKAAIQFIATTTIRPEKWLVLGDMLELGSNEQSFHEDLSLDIHVEEISYICLYGPRMAYLYEVLKERFDAEHLLYTQDDYAPIITKLQQANEQSIVLIKGSRGMKLENILNAFAQ; translated from the coding sequence GTGAAAAAGACATTAAAGCAATTAGCAGCATGGTTAAATGATGAAGTGCCAGCTTTTAGTGACACGGTAGTATCAGGGATTTCTATTGATACAAGAACAATTCAGCAAGGTGATTTATTTGTGCCTTTTCGTGGTGAGCAAGCAAATGGCCATAAATTTGTTGTGCAAGCTTTTGAAAAAGGTGCAGGAGCTTCACTGTGGCAAAGGGATGAACCGAATCCGCCAGCAGGAGTTCCGTTATTATTTGTCGATGATCCCGAAGAGGCATTACAGCAGATGGCGCGTGCCTATCGTAGTGAGCACAAGGCAAAATTTATAGGGATTACAGGGTCGAATGGTAAAACATCAACGAAGGACATTTTAGCAGGGACACTGGCACCATTTTTCAAGGTACAAAAAACCATTGGGAACTTTAATAATCAGCTAGGTTTGCCAATAACGATATTGCAGCTTGATGAAGATACCGAAGTCGCTGTGCTTGAGATGGGCATGAGTGGTTTTGGTGAGATTGAATTTTTAACGAAGCTGGCGCACCCGCATATGACGGTTATTACAAATATTGGTGAGGCACATATGCAAGATTTAGGTTCTCGTGCTGGAATTGCCAAAGCAAAGTTTGAAATTATTCAAGGTATGCAAGATGACGGCGTACTTTTCTATGACGGTGATGAGCCGTTATTGCAGGAGTTGGTTGTACGGCAGGGGAATTTAAATGCACAGGCATTTGGTTTAGAACCTGGAGATTTATTGTACGCAGAAAATATAGAAGCGACTGCTAATGGAAGCAGCTTCACGACGCATGGTATGATCGAAGGGGATTTCTTTATTTCCGTACTAGGAAAGCATCAGGTGAAAAATACATTGATTGCTATGCTAATTGCACAAAAGTTAGGTTTAAATAATGACCAAATACGGGAATCGTTAAAACAAGTTGCCTTAACTGATATGCGCATGCAACAAGTACGCGGTACAAATGGTGCATTGTTCATTAATGATGCTTACAATGCGGCACCAACTTCTGTAAAGGCTGCTATTCAGTTTATAGCTACGACAACGATTCGCCCAGAAAAGTGGCTTGTGTTAGGTGATATGCTCGAGCTAGGCTCAAATGAACAGAGCTTCCATGAAGACTTATCACTAGATATTCATGTAGAAGAAATCTCTTACATTTGCTTATATGGACCACGCATGGCTTATTTGTACGAGGTGTTAAAAGAGCGTTTTGACGCAGAACATTTATTATACACGCAAGATGATTATGCACCGATTATTACAAAATTACAGCAAGCTAATGAGCAATCCATCGTTTTAATAAAAGGTTCACGGGGCATGAAGTTAGAAAACATTTTAAATGCATTTGCGCAGTAA
- a CDS encoding alpha/beta hydrolase gives MTVGVLCIHGFSGGPYEVEPFTAYLRAQTDWLVETPTLSGHGEELHMRGFTAKHWLMDTELAFRALAKKVDEVMIVGFSMGGIIALYLAKRYKVKKLVLLSAAAKYVSPKQLVNDFKMLATEAYHRNLSNNELFLRYRNKFNNVPLSATMEFMRLVQAVAPYYKDIKNPVYIVQGKLDGIVPYHTAQFLYDQLASKDKHLYFSDNGKHHICYDEDCSAWFSRVLEFLKGQ, from the coding sequence ATGACAGTAGGGGTGCTATGTATACATGGATTTTCAGGTGGACCTTATGAAGTAGAGCCTTTTACAGCTTATTTACGGGCGCAGACAGACTGGTTGGTTGAGACGCCAACCTTATCTGGACATGGTGAAGAATTGCATATGCGAGGCTTTACCGCAAAACATTGGCTAATGGATACTGAACTTGCTTTTCGCGCACTTGCGAAAAAAGTGGATGAAGTTATGATCGTTGGTTTTTCAATGGGAGGCATTATCGCTTTGTACTTGGCGAAACGCTATAAAGTGAAAAAGCTTGTGTTACTTAGTGCAGCAGCGAAGTATGTGAGTCCAAAGCAGCTTGTTAATGATTTTAAGATGCTGGCGACTGAGGCATATCATCGCAATCTTTCTAATAATGAATTGTTTTTACGCTATCGCAATAAGTTTAACAACGTGCCCTTATCTGCAACAATGGAATTTATGAGACTTGTTCAAGCAGTAGCGCCGTATTATAAAGATATAAAAAATCCGGTATATATCGTACAGGGAAAATTAGATGGTATTGTGCCGTATCATACCGCGCAATTTTTATATGACCAACTGGCCTCGAAAGATAAACATTTGTATTTTTCTGATAATGGTAAGCATCATATTTGTTATGACGAGGATTGCTCTGCTTGGTTTTCAAGGGTTCTCGAGTTTTTAAAGGGGCAATAA
- a CDS encoding DEAD/DEAH box helicase codes for MTNFSELNISESTLRSVKRMGFEEATPIQEGTIRFAIEGRDVLGQAQTGTGKTAAFGIPLIEKIDPKNPNIQALVIAPTRELAIQVSEELYKIGYDKRVKLLSVYGGQEIGRQIRALKNRPQIIVGTPGRILDHINRRTLKLEDVQTLVLDEADEMLNMGFIDDINSILENVPAERQTLLFSATMPPAIRKIAETFMRDPEIVKIKAKELTVDNIDQYFVKAAEREKFDVLSRLLNVHQPELAIIFGRTKRRVDELAQALSIRGYLAEGIHGDLSQAKRISVLRQFKENKIDILVATDVAARGLDISGVTHVYNFDIPQDPESYVHRIGRTGRAGKSGLAVTFVTPREMGYLRIVEETTKKRMTPLRPPTSDEALVGQQRLAVDTLEGLIANNNLGDYRTLAAEVLENHDATDVVAAALRSLTREPDDTPVTISEERPLPMRRERSGGGGRGGDRGSRGGRNFSGGRRDGGRSGERRGGDRGGRRDGGGRREGGRREGGQGQGQGQGRSRAPRRHED; via the coding sequence TTGACAAATTTTTCAGAATTAAATATTAGCGAATCTACATTACGTTCAGTAAAACGTATGGGATTTGAAGAAGCAACACCAATCCAAGAGGGTACGATCCGTTTTGCCATTGAAGGTCGCGATGTATTAGGTCAAGCGCAAACAGGTACTGGTAAAACTGCCGCTTTTGGGATTCCACTTATCGAGAAAATCGATCCAAAAAATCCTAATATCCAAGCTTTAGTTATTGCTCCAACTCGTGAATTAGCGATTCAGGTTTCAGAAGAACTTTATAAAATTGGTTACGACAAACGCGTGAAATTATTATCAGTTTACGGTGGTCAAGAAATCGGCCGTCAAATTCGTGCACTGAAAAATAGACCACAAATTATCGTTGGTACACCAGGTCGTATTTTAGACCATATCAATCGTCGTACTTTAAAATTAGAAGATGTGCAAACACTTGTACTTGACGAAGCAGATGAAATGTTAAACATGGGCTTCATCGATGATATCAATTCGATTTTAGAAAATGTACCGGCTGAACGTCAAACATTATTATTCTCAGCGACTATGCCACCAGCAATTCGTAAAATTGCTGAAACATTTATGCGTGATCCAGAAATCGTAAAAATCAAAGCAAAAGAACTAACTGTTGATAATATTGATCAATATTTTGTAAAAGCTGCTGAGCGTGAGAAATTTGATGTTTTATCTCGTTTGTTAAATGTTCACCAACCAGAGCTTGCAATCATCTTTGGTCGTACAAAACGTCGTGTAGATGAATTAGCACAAGCTTTATCAATCCGTGGTTACCTTGCAGAGGGGATTCATGGTGATTTAAGCCAAGCAAAACGTATATCTGTTTTACGTCAATTTAAAGAAAACAAAATTGACATCTTAGTTGCAACAGACGTAGCTGCACGTGGTCTCGATATTTCAGGCGTAACACATGTTTACAATTTCGATATTCCACAAGACCCTGAGTCATACGTTCACCGTATTGGTCGTACAGGCCGTGCGGGTAAATCAGGTCTTGCAGTAACATTTGTAACACCACGTGAAATGGGTTACCTACGCATTGTTGAAGAAACTACGAAAAAACGCATGACGCCACTTCGTCCACCAACATCTGACGAAGCATTAGTTGGCCAACAACGTTTAGCTGTTGACACACTAGAAGGTCTTATTGCTAACAATAATTTAGGTGATTATCGTACACTTGCTGCAGAAGTACTTGAAAACCATGATGCAACAGATGTAGTAGCTGCTGCACTGCGTTCATTAACAAGAGAGCCAGATGATACACCAGTAACAATCTCAGAAGAACGTCCATTACCAATGCGTCGTGAACGTTCTGGTGGCGGTGGCCGCGGTGGAGATCGTGGAAGCCGTGGAGGTCGTAACTTCAGCGGTGGCCGTCGAGATGGCGGACGAAGCGGAGAGCGTCGCGGTGGAGATCGTGGAGGTCGCCGAGATGGCGGAGGCCGTCGTGAAGGTGGTCGCCGTGAAGGTGGACAAGGTCAAGGACAAGGTCAAGGCCGTTCTAGAGCACCTCGTCGTCATGAAGACTAA
- a CDS encoding PH domain-containing protein, giving the protein MRAEPIHQISRKGLTVWRLYGVIQTVLLVIVAAFVCYGTYYFEWPPFIYSIAGVVVLLSAILSVYLFPKIRWERWRYEVREHEIEVQHGLFVVKRTLIPMVRVQHVDTTQGPILKRYNLGNISISTAATVHTIPALIMDEADGLRARISELARVAEDDV; this is encoded by the coding sequence TTGAGAGCAGAACCAATTCATCAAATTTCCCGTAAAGGGTTAACGGTATGGAGACTTTACGGAGTAATTCAAACCGTGTTGCTCGTAATTGTGGCAGCATTTGTATGCTATGGCACGTATTATTTTGAATGGCCACCATTTATTTATTCCATTGCCGGTGTAGTAGTTTTACTGAGTGCCATTCTGTCTGTATATTTATTTCCGAAAATACGTTGGGAACGTTGGCGTTACGAAGTTCGTGAGCATGAAATCGAAGTGCAGCATGGCTTATTTGTAGTAAAACGTACACTTATTCCAATGGTGCGTGTGCAACATGTTGATACTACACAAGGGCCGATACTAAAAAGATATAATCTCGGCAATATTTCTATTTCGACGGCAGCTACTGTACATACAATTCCAGCACTTATTATGGATGAAGCAGATGGACTTCGTGCACGTATTTCGGAATTAGCGAGGGTGGCGGAAGATGATGTCTAA
- a CDS encoding PH domain-containing protein — MSNEIYRLHPVSAIITTVKALKSMILPVAIIIISNGFNFSFNFHSEHFFETVLLFGVWGGAAVLALVGGIVKWRTFVYWFEDGELRVKYGLFVKKKRYIPFERIQSLNYNEGIFHRLFGLVKVQVETAGSKGGKPEVELTAIRKVAADVIELEMRQAKNRIEQQIDVEQTLEPTPMEEVIVPTIYHMSIRDLLVLATTSGGIGVVLSGIVAVVSQFSDIIPYEAVFHELSDFVKVGAFLIALTVMLILLVAWFVSVIITLVNYYDYTVRIEDEKLIITKGLLEKKRITLPLNRIQAIRIVENPLRQLTGFATVVVESAGGNGEKGGDKKIALFPLIKKHDCLQTLAELFPDMNWHPEYTRSPKRARPFFYRIDFIWLVPIIGASSYFLYPYGLLSLLLIPLTILLGIWQHKTAGYMIDGKQFTMQYRLFSRITIYMEKKRIQSVECTQSYFQKRKKVMSVKATVMSGMTGMTGNVPSLEQRDAETILSWYEY; from the coding sequence ATGTCTAATGAAATTTATCGTTTGCACCCCGTATCGGCTATTATAACGACGGTAAAAGCATTGAAAAGTATGATTTTACCAGTCGCAATTATTATCATTAGTAATGGTTTTAATTTTTCATTCAACTTCCACAGTGAGCATTTTTTTGAAACGGTTTTATTGTTTGGTGTGTGGGGTGGAGCGGCAGTACTTGCACTTGTAGGTGGTATTGTAAAATGGCGTACCTTTGTCTATTGGTTTGAGGATGGCGAACTACGTGTAAAGTACGGTTTGTTCGTGAAGAAGAAGCGCTATATTCCATTTGAGCGGATTCAAAGTTTAAATTATAATGAGGGCATTTTTCACCGTTTATTTGGTCTAGTAAAAGTACAAGTTGAAACTGCTGGAAGTAAGGGCGGTAAGCCTGAGGTTGAATTGACAGCAATACGCAAGGTGGCTGCAGATGTTATTGAACTTGAAATGCGCCAGGCGAAAAATCGGATCGAACAACAGATTGACGTAGAACAGACGCTTGAGCCTACCCCTATGGAAGAAGTGATCGTTCCGACGATTTATCATATGTCAATCCGTGATTTACTAGTGTTGGCAACGACCTCTGGTGGAATTGGTGTGGTGCTTTCGGGTATTGTGGCGGTAGTTTCGCAGTTTTCAGATATTATTCCATATGAAGCGGTATTCCATGAGCTTTCAGATTTTGTGAAAGTAGGCGCATTTTTAATAGCATTGACTGTGATGCTAATTCTTCTAGTCGCCTGGTTTGTGTCCGTTATCATCACGCTTGTAAATTATTACGATTATACAGTTCGCATTGAAGATGAAAAGCTTATTATTACAAAGGGTTTGCTAGAAAAGAAACGTATTACCTTGCCTTTAAATCGAATTCAAGCCATTCGTATTGTCGAAAATCCTTTGCGTCAGTTAACAGGCTTTGCAACTGTTGTTGTAGAAAGTGCTGGAGGAAATGGTGAAAAAGGTGGAGATAAAAAAATTGCACTGTTCCCACTTATTAAAAAGCATGATTGTCTACAAACATTAGCTGAACTTTTTCCGGATATGAACTGGCATCCTGAATATACACGTTCACCAAAACGGGCTCGTCCGTTTTTTTACCGAATTGATTTTATATGGCTTGTACCGATAATTGGTGCAAGTAGTTATTTCTTATATCCTTATGGTTTATTGTCGTTGTTACTGATTCCATTAACAATACTACTTGGTATATGGCAACATAAAACGGCAGGCTATATGATTGATGGTAAACAATTTACGATGCAATATCGTCTGTTTAGTCGTATAACGATTTATATGGAGAAAAAACGTATACAATCGGTGGAGTGTACACAATCATATTTCCAAAAGAGAAAAAAGGTCATGTCTGTTAAAGCTACGGTCATGTCAGGCATGACGGGTATGACAGGTAATGTTCCGAGTTTGGAACAACGAGATGCTGAAACAATATTATCCTGGTATGAGTATTAA
- a CDS encoding GNAT family N-acetyltransferase, which yields MFKYDISEKTYLKLLDLSDVNELFALTDRSRDTLREWLPFVDDVKSVKDTEQFVRKAMQQYANNNGIQAGIYYEGKLAGVIGYHQVNWQHKWTSIGYWLGNDFVGKGLVTNSMKAFIDYAFSYLKLNRIEVRVAVGNIRSRTIPKVLGFNEEGRLRDAEWLYDHHVDQVVYGLTATEWKKIKAAKEKTIAL from the coding sequence ATGTTTAAATATGATATTAGTGAAAAAACATATTTGAAATTGTTGGATTTAAGTGATGTGAATGAACTGTTTGCGCTGACTGACCGTTCAAGGGATACATTACGTGAGTGGTTACCATTTGTAGATGATGTGAAATCAGTAAAAGATACTGAACAGTTTGTACGAAAAGCAATGCAACAATATGCAAATAATAATGGGATACAGGCTGGGATTTACTATGAAGGTAAACTTGCAGGAGTAATTGGCTATCATCAGGTGAATTGGCAGCATAAGTGGACGAGTATAGGTTATTGGTTAGGTAATGATTTTGTCGGCAAAGGATTAGTGACTAATTCGATGAAAGCTTTTATCGATTATGCTTTTAGTTATTTGAAGTTGAATCGCATTGAGGTGCGTGTAGCAGTAGGGAATATCCGAAGTCGTACAATTCCTAAAGTGTTAGGCTTTAATGAAGAAGGTCGTCTAAGAGATGCAGAATGGTTATATGATCACCATGTAGACCAGGTTGTATATGGTTTAACGGCAACCGAATGGAAAAAAATTAAAGCAGCTAAAGAGAAAACGATTGCATTATAA
- a CDS encoding rhomboid family intramembrane serine protease: MFSRTENFKQYTKYYPVVSILIAVNLILYVLTLLPGIRTLMWNYGVQANFLVQNGEWWRVFTAMFLHAGFMHVLFNMFSLYLFGPELEKIAGKARFITIYLVSGVVGNMATFMLNDSNYTSLGASGAIFGIFGAFGALVYYTRRTMPMLRKVILPIIVISVIMTFLQPNVNVYAHLGGLVTGFILGLVYLHPKRILSWRKQKMAGK, translated from the coding sequence ATGTTTAGTAGAACGGAAAATTTTAAGCAATATACAAAGTATTATCCTGTTGTTTCAATATTAATAGCTGTCAATCTTATCCTTTATGTATTAACTCTTTTACCTGGCATACGTACACTCATGTGGAACTATGGTGTCCAAGCAAATTTCCTCGTACAAAACGGTGAGTGGTGGCGTGTTTTCACAGCAATGTTTTTACATGCTGGCTTTATGCATGTACTTTTCAATATGTTTTCACTATATTTATTTGGGCCAGAGCTTGAAAAGATTGCAGGCAAGGCACGTTTCATAACGATCTACTTAGTATCTGGTGTTGTCGGTAACATGGCAACCTTCATGCTAAATGATAGTAACTATACGAGTCTTGGCGCTAGCGGGGCTATCTTTGGCATTTTCGGTGCTTTTGGAGCACTTGTGTACTATACTCGCCGTACAATGCCTATGCTACGCAAGGTTATTTTACCGATTATCGTCATTAGTGTTATTATGACGTTTTTACAGCCCAATGTGAATGTCTATGCCCATTTAGGTGGTTTAGTAACAGGATTCATTCTCGGACTTGTCTACTTACATCCAAAAAGAATCTTAAGCTGGCGAAAGCAAAAGATGGCAGGCAAATAA
- the acpS gene encoding holo-ACP synthase — MIKGIGLDIVEIERITKVMTRSSKFKNRILSEREQTLFATHSDTRKIEFLAGRFAAKEAFSKALGTGIGKGCGLQDIEILRGEAGNPILYFKGELVNGFVSITHTKQYAAAQVILLL; from the coding sequence ATGATTAAAGGAATTGGTCTCGACATTGTGGAAATTGAGCGCATTACTAAGGTGATGACACGTTCAAGTAAATTTAAAAATCGTATTTTATCAGAAAGGGAACAGACATTATTTGCAACACATTCAGATACTCGTAAAATAGAATTTTTGGCAGGGCGATTTGCGGCAAAAGAAGCTTTTTCAAAAGCGTTAGGTACGGGTATTGGTAAAGGATGTGGGCTACAGGATATTGAAATATTAAGAGGAGAAGCTGGTAATCCCATTCTATATTTCAAAGGAGAACTAGTGAACGGATTCGTCAGTATTACACATACTAAGCAATATGCAGCTGCTCAAGTAATACTACTATTGTAG
- a CDS encoding LolA family protein, whose product MGNRLVTWLVLICAILLLSACGTASQEKVLKKVNGKWSETNGYELDATMEIKSGGEPRKYDVTVWHTKPDFYRVEVVESGKDVSQMIVRNADGVFVVTPTLNKMYKFQSDWPKKNSQAYLIGALAEDLAEDKNLVMKEEDKAYIFEAATRNSYKNSMPHQVITVDKKSMLPTSVVIMNDVKEEQIRITFKNIKLGVQHAAKEYAVEQFTETDETKGEQAAPTEKDDKEAVGAEVEYEEFQTHYPVVNFENTTMVDEQAIRDGSMERVILTFEGDKAYTVMQQPVMKETSMLPVTSPGDPVDLGFTIGAITDTSISWEKDGVAFFVASSKLTREEMIEVATSMTISSMK is encoded by the coding sequence GTGGGCAACCGTTTAGTTACTTGGCTCGTTTTAATTTGTGCGATATTACTTCTGTCGGCATGTGGTACAGCCTCACAGGAAAAAGTGTTGAAGAAAGTTAATGGTAAGTGGTCAGAGACAAATGGTTATGAGTTAGACGCAACGATGGAGATTAAATCGGGTGGAGAACCGAGAAAGTATGATGTAACTGTTTGGCATACAAAGCCTGATTTTTACCGAGTAGAAGTAGTAGAAAGCGGAAAAGATGTTTCGCAAATGATAGTGCGCAATGCAGATGGCGTCTTTGTGGTTACACCAACATTGAACAAAATGTATAAGTTCCAAAGTGATTGGCCAAAGAAAAATAGTCAGGCTTATTTAATTGGAGCACTTGCAGAAGATTTAGCGGAAGATAAGAATTTAGTCATGAAAGAAGAAGACAAAGCATATATATTTGAAGCAGCTACTAGAAATAGCTATAAAAATAGTATGCCTCACCAGGTCATAACAGTTGATAAAAAATCAATGCTTCCAACCTCAGTAGTAATTATGAATGATGTGAAAGAAGAGCAAATTCGTATCACATTTAAGAATATTAAATTAGGTGTGCAACATGCAGCGAAAGAATATGCCGTAGAGCAATTTACTGAAACAGATGAAACTAAAGGCGAGCAAGCTGCACCAACAGAAAAAGATGATAAAGAAGCAGTTGGGGCAGAAGTAGAGTATGAAGAATTCCAAACACATTACCCGGTTGTGAATTTTGAAAACACAACGATGGTGGATGAGCAAGCTATTCGTGATGGTAGTATGGAACGTGTTATCTTAACATTCGAAGGTGATAAGGCGTATACTGTGATGCAACAACCAGTTATGAAAGAAACTTCTATGTTGCCAGTAACGTCCCCTGGGGATCCTGTTGACTTAGGCTTTACAATTGGTGCTATCACGGATACTTCTATCAGCTGGGAAAAAGACGGCGTTGCCTTCTTTGTAGCATCGAGTAAATTAACGCGTGAAGAAATGATTGAAGTTGCTACTTCTATGACGATAA